The proteins below are encoded in one region of Salvelinus fontinalis isolate EN_2023a chromosome 10, ASM2944872v1, whole genome shotgun sequence:
- the LOC129863333 gene encoding calpain-5-like, translating into MFSTATSYKNQHYSELKRKCLEDKELFEDPEFPVTNASLFYKKPPPGMVEWKRPREISDGPHLFVEGISSHDLNQGLLGNCWFVAACSCLALKPDLWQKVIPDWKEQEWDSKHLENYAGIFHFQFWVFGEWVDVVVDDRLPSINGELIYCHSKVKNEFWSALLEKAYAKLSGCYESLDGGNTGDAVVDFSGAVAEAINLEAEAFHKDQGRMDKLFEDLFKVYDRDGIISCSIKASPSEIEARMACGLVKGHAYSVTSVKKVRLGHGLMAYFQNETIPLIRMRNPWGKIEWNGAWSDSSAEWKKVGSMERNKLGITVEDDGEFWMEFRDWCKYFTDADVCRLINTSLLTIDKTWNEVMILGSWTKNAEPLRNRCGGCMNHKHTFLQNPQYLFEVTKEVDEVLISLQQRDMKIHRRIGQGENLTIGFAVFKVELNRKYRMHDIITQLNVQTTTYINARTVFMRAMLPKGRYMIIPSTFKPEILGEFMLRVYTNVDSGCRELTEHQPRMTCWSKLTGYPVAVSQIYVHGAEGLENQDRTGGADPYVIISCEGSSVRSTVKADTVMPVFDTRAIFYRKKPTKPITVEVWNSNAVKDQFLGQVVLTGSVKDSTNPQRLQLRKSGRAMADEMPGSITLRIVTCTELTDM; encoded by the exons ATGTTCTCCACGGCCACTTCATACAAGAACCAGCATTACTCTGAGCTGAAGAGGAAATGTCTGGAGGACAAGGAACTGTTTGAGGATCCAGAGTTTCCTGTCACCAATGCATCCCTGTTTTACAAGAAACCACCTCCTGGTATGGTGGAGTGGAAGAGACCACGG GAGATCAGTGATGGGCCTCATCTGTTTGTGGAGGGCATCAGCTCCCATGACCTGAACCAGGGGCTTCTGGGTAACTGCTGGTTTGTGGCGGCATGCTCCTGCCTGGCACTGAAGCCAGACCTCTGGCAGAAG GTCATTCCTGACTGGAAGGAGCAGGAATGGGACTCCAAGCACCTGGAGAACTACGCTGGCATCTTCCACTTCCAGTTCTGGGTGTTTGGGGAGTGGGTGGACGTGGTGGTGGATGACCGCCTGCCCAGCATCAACGGAGAGCTCATTTACTGCCACTCCAAAGTCAAAAACGAGTTTTGGAGTGCCCTGCTTGAGAAAGCCTATGCCAA GCTCTCTGGCTGCTATGAGTCGCTGGATGGGGGCAACACTGGGGATGCGGTGGTGGATTTCAGTGGAGCCGTGGCAGAGGCCATCAACCTTGAGGCTGAAGCTTTCCACAAAGACCAGGGGAGAATGGACAAACTGTTTGAGGACCTGTTCAAAGTCTACGACAGGGATGGAATAATCAGCTGCTCCATCAAG GCGTCTCCTTCTGAAATTGAGGCACGGATGGCATGTGGGCTGGTGAAGGGCCATGCCTACTCAGTGACTTCCGTGAAGAAAGTACGATTGGGCCACGGGCTGATGGCCTACTTCCAGAACGAGACCATCCCCCTGATTCGCATGAGGAACCCCTGGGGAAAGATTGAGTGGAACGGAGCCTGGAGTGACAG TTCAGCGGAATGGAAAAAGGTTGGCAGCATGGAGAGGAATAAACTTGGCATCACAGTGGAAGATGATGGGGAGTTCTG GATGGAGTTTAGAGACTGGTGTAAGTACTTCACAGATGCAGACGTTTGTCGTCTCATCAACACCTCCCTGCTCACCATCGACAAGACATGGAACGAAGTGATGATTTTGGGGAGTTGGACCAAGAATGCAGAACCTCTGCGCAACCGCTGTGGAGGCTGCATGAACCACAAACATACCTTCTTGCAGAACCCCCAGTACCTGTTTGAGGTGACCAAGGAAGTGGATGAGGTTCTGATCTCCCTACAGCAGAGAGACATGAAGATCCACAGACGTATCGGCCAGGGAGAGAACCTGACCATCGGCTTCGCCGTCTTCAAG GTTGAACTGAATAGGAAATACCGCATGCATGACATCATCACCCAACTTAACGTGCAAACTACTACGTACATCAACGCCCGCACGGTGTTCATGAGGGCCATGCTCCCCAAGGGTCGCTACATGATCATCCCCTCCACCTTCAAACCTGAGATTCTGGGAGAGTTCATGCTACGTGTTTACACTAACGTAGACTCAGGATGCAG AGAGCTGACAGAACACCAGCCCAGGATGACGTGTTGGAGTAAGTTGACTGGCTACCCTGTTGCCGTGTCCCAGATCTATGTCCACGGAGCAGAGGGGCTGGAGAACCAGGACCGCACAGGGG GTGCGGATCCATATGTGATCATATCCTGTGAGGGCTCCTCAGTCCGGTCAACAGTCAAGGCGGACACCGTGATGCCGGTGTTTGATACCAGAGCCATCTTCTACAGGAAGAAGCCCACAAAGCCAATCACTGTGGAG GTGTGGAACAGTAATGCTGTGAAGGACCAGTTCCTGGGCCAGGTGGTTCTGACAGGCTCAGTGAAGGACTCCACCAACCCCCAGAGGCTCCAGCTGAGGAAGAGCGGCAGAGCCATGGCCGACGAGATGCCTGGCTCCATCACCCTCCGTATCGTCACCTGCACCGAGCTCACAGACATGTGA